A DNA window from Gillisia sp. Hel1_33_143 contains the following coding sequences:
- a CDS encoding ZIP family metal transporter produces the protein MIYILLILAVLLGYIISRFLKPSNSVGFKLLLSFSGAYLLSVTVFELLPEVYSTNNAHIGIFIMLGLLLQILLEFLSKGAEHGHLHLDENNRQFPIVLLVSLCIHSLLEGFPLNHTSHLLYGVLIHKIPIAAILSTFLIHSKIGKPKVILFLMIFALMTPLGSFIQSNFEFLNTYSTYISALVIGIFLHVSTTILFETSKNHKFNASKLGVIVIGILLAYLL, from the coding sequence ATGATCTATATTCTTTTAATTCTTGCTGTACTCCTAGGATACATTATATCAAGATTTTTAAAACCCTCTAATTCTGTAGGTTTTAAATTACTACTTTCTTTTAGTGGAGCTTATCTACTGTCTGTCACTGTATTTGAACTCCTACCCGAAGTCTATAGCACCAACAATGCTCATATTGGAATCTTCATTATGCTAGGATTATTGCTTCAAATTTTATTAGAGTTTCTTTCCAAGGGTGCAGAGCACGGACATTTACATTTAGATGAGAATAATAGACAATTTCCCATAGTTTTGTTGGTTAGTTTGTGTATACATTCTTTATTAGAAGGTTTTCCACTTAATCATACCTCACATTTATTATATGGCGTTCTAATCCATAAAATTCCTATAGCAGCGATTTTATCTACCTTTCTTATACATTCTAAAATTGGAAAGCCAAAGGTGATCTTATTCTTGATGATTTTTGCATTAATGACGCCTTTAGGAAGTTTTATACAATCTAATTTTGAATTTTTGAATACCTACAGTACATATATAAGTGCACTAGTTATTGGTATTTTCTTACATGTTTCTACTACCATCCTTTTTGAAACATCCAAAAATCATAAATTCAATGCCTCTAAGTTAGGTGTGATTGTGATCGGAATCTTACTCGCTTATCTTTTATAA
- the rocD gene encoding ornithine--oxo-acid transaminase: MRLEKINSSEEAIQMEDKHGAHNYHPLPVVLSRGEGVYVWDVEDKKYYDFLSAYSAVNQGHCHPKIVKAMHDQASKLALTSRAFHNDVLGPYEKYTTEYFKFDKMLPMNTGAEAVETAIKIARKWAYERKGVHEKEAQIIVCENNFHGRTTTVISFSNDENARKNFGPYTPGFIKIAYNDIDALETALKSNDNIAGFLVEPIQGEAGVFTPSDDYMKKAKELCKAHNVLFIADEIQTGIARTGALLAVCGNCTCQGHCERQETYTRPDLLILGKALSGGNYPVSAVLADNAVMDVIQPGQHGSTFGGNPVAGAVAVAALEVVKDENLAQNARKLGDIFRKEMNDYIKTSDLVSLVRGRGLLNAIVINDSEDSSTAWDICVALKENGLLAKPTHGNIIRFAPPLVMTEAELKDCVQIIIKTLKTFEK, encoded by the coding sequence ATGCGATTAGAAAAGATCAACTCTTCCGAAGAAGCGATACAAATGGAAGATAAACACGGAGCTCATAATTACCATCCACTACCTGTAGTACTTAGTAGAGGAGAAGGAGTATATGTGTGGGACGTAGAAGATAAGAAATATTATGACTTTCTTTCAGCATATTCAGCAGTAAATCAAGGTCATTGTCATCCTAAAATTGTAAAAGCAATGCATGATCAGGCTTCTAAACTAGCCTTGACTTCTAGAGCTTTTCATAATGATGTTTTAGGACCTTACGAAAAATATACTACCGAGTATTTCAAATTCGACAAAATGTTGCCGATGAATACCGGTGCAGAGGCTGTAGAAACTGCTATTAAAATTGCTAGAAAATGGGCTTATGAGCGCAAAGGTGTTCATGAGAAAGAAGCACAGATCATTGTTTGTGAAAATAACTTTCACGGAAGAACAACTACGGTGATCTCTTTTTCTAACGATGAAAATGCACGTAAGAATTTTGGACCTTACACTCCAGGTTTTATTAAGATAGCTTATAATGATATAGATGCATTAGAAACTGCTTTAAAGAGCAATGATAATATAGCCGGGTTTTTAGTGGAACCTATTCAAGGGGAAGCAGGAGTTTTTACTCCATCTGATGATTATATGAAGAAGGCCAAAGAATTATGTAAAGCTCATAATGTACTTTTTATTGCGGATGAGATTCAAACTGGAATTGCGAGAACCGGTGCGTTATTAGCAGTTTGTGGAAATTGCACGTGTCAAGGACATTGCGAAAGACAGGAAACCTATACAAGACCAGATCTATTGATTCTTGGGAAAGCCCTTTCTGGAGGTAATTATCCGGTTTCTGCAGTATTAGCAGATAATGCAGTGATGGATGTTATTCAGCCAGGACAACACGGTTCTACTTTTGGTGGTAACCCGGTTGCAGGAGCAGTGGCGGTTGCGGCGTTAGAAGTGGTGAAGGATGAGAATTTAGCTCAAAATGCTAGAAAGCTGGGTGATATTTTTAGAAAAGAAATGAATGATTATATAAAGACTAGTGACCTTGTTTCTCTTGTAAGAGGTAGAGGGTTATTAAATGCTATAGTTATTAATGATTCTGAAGATAGTTCTACTGCCTGGGATATTTGTGTTGCTTTAAAAGAAAATGGGCTTTTAGCAAAGCCAACTCACGGTAATATTATTAGATTTGCTCCACCGTTGGTAATGACGGAAGCAGAACTTAAAGATTGTGTTCAAATTATTATTAAGACGTTAAAAACGTTTGAGAAATAA
- a CDS encoding DUF6452 family protein codes for MFRKKIGFNYKRVLFGSLAILLLTISCQKDDICSASTITTPLIKVNFYDIENDANAAKSVINLSVRAINVEDLTDTLIKRNTTSAIEIPLNTNSSTTEYLFTEYAADSDGEISEQNPPNSDLVRFNYTRNEQYLSRACGYRILYEDVQVQISKPEGDTSENWIKDFTVNDSIIDNETITYISIYH; via the coding sequence ATGTTTAGAAAGAAGATAGGTTTCAATTATAAGAGGGTGCTATTTGGATCTTTAGCAATACTGCTATTAACCATAAGTTGCCAAAAAGATGACATTTGTTCTGCATCTACAATAACTACACCCCTCATCAAAGTGAATTTCTATGATATAGAAAATGATGCGAATGCTGCTAAATCTGTGATCAATTTATCTGTAAGAGCGATCAACGTAGAAGATTTGACAGATACTCTTATTAAAAGAAATACAACTTCTGCTATAGAAATTCCTTTAAATACAAATAGTTCTACAACAGAGTATTTATTTACTGAATACGCTGCAGATAGCGATGGGGAAATAAGTGAGCAAAATCCTCCAAATTCAGATTTGGTAAGATTTAACTATACCAGAAATGAGCAATATTTAAGTAGAGCTTGCGGCTATAGAATTTTATATGAAGATGTTCAGGTTCAAATAAGCAAACCAGAGGGTGATACTTCAGAAAATTGGATCAAAGATTTTACAGTTAATGACAGCATTATAGACAATGAAACAATTACATATATTTCTATTTACCATTAG
- the rlmD gene encoding 23S rRNA (uracil(1939)-C(5))-methyltransferase RlmD, producing the protein MGRKKRNQVFEQLEILDAGAKGKSIAKAPDGKVIFINNAVPGDVADIQTTRKKKAFYEGTAIEFHKLSDKRVEPVCQHFGTCGGCKWQFMGYEHQLFYKQQEVENNLKRLGKIELPEMTPILGSKDIYFYRNKMEFSFSDSRWLTLDEIRSNEDFNDKEALGFHIPGMWDKILDIKKCHLQADPSNSIRNFVKQFAIENDLSFFNTREQRGLLRTLMIRTSSIGEIMVLVQFFSDEKEKRELLLNNLADKFPEITSLQYVVNPKGNDTIYDQDVICYKGRDHIFEEMEGLKFKINAKSFYQTNSKQAFELYKITRDFAGLTGKELVYDLYTGTGTIAQFIAKNAAKVVGIEAVPVAIEDAKENAKRNNIENTEFFAGDMRKVFTSEFIKLHGHPDVIVTDPPRDGMHKDVVAQIIGILPQRIVYVSCNSATQARDLALLDEHYKVTRVQPVDMFPQTFHVENVVCLERR; encoded by the coding sequence ATGGGAAGAAAGAAAAGAAATCAGGTATTTGAACAATTGGAAATTCTGGATGCCGGAGCTAAAGGTAAAAGCATTGCAAAGGCGCCAGACGGTAAAGTAATATTTATTAACAACGCCGTTCCTGGAGATGTTGCAGACATTCAAACCACGAGAAAGAAAAAAGCTTTTTACGAAGGTACTGCAATAGAATTCCATAAACTTTCTGATAAACGCGTAGAACCTGTTTGCCAACATTTTGGTACTTGTGGTGGATGCAAGTGGCAATTTATGGGTTATGAGCATCAATTATTTTACAAGCAACAAGAAGTTGAAAATAATCTAAAGCGCCTAGGAAAGATTGAATTACCAGAGATGACTCCTATTTTAGGAAGTAAGGATATTTACTTCTATAGAAATAAAATGGAATTTTCTTTTAGCGATAGCCGTTGGTTAACTTTAGACGAAATAAGAAGCAATGAAGATTTTAATGACAAAGAAGCTTTAGGTTTTCATATTCCGGGAATGTGGGATAAGATCTTAGATATAAAAAAATGTCACCTTCAAGCAGACCCAAGTAACAGCATTCGTAACTTTGTAAAGCAGTTTGCAATAGAGAACGACCTATCTTTTTTTAATACAAGAGAACAACGAGGACTTTTAAGAACGTTAATGATAAGAACTTCTTCTATAGGAGAGATTATGGTGTTAGTACAGTTCTTTTCAGATGAAAAAGAAAAACGAGAATTATTACTAAATAATCTTGCCGATAAATTTCCTGAGATTACATCATTACAGTATGTAGTAAATCCTAAGGGTAATGATACTATATATGATCAAGATGTAATATGTTACAAAGGACGTGATCATATTTTTGAAGAAATGGAAGGTCTCAAATTTAAGATCAATGCAAAGTCTTTCTATCAAACAAATTCAAAACAAGCATTTGAACTTTATAAGATAACTAGAGATTTTGCAGGACTCACAGGGAAAGAATTGGTATATGACCTCTATACCGGTACTGGAACAATTGCTCAATTTATAGCAAAAAATGCTGCTAAAGTGGTTGGAATAGAAGCTGTACCTGTTGCTATTGAAGATGCTAAAGAAAATGCGAAGCGTAATAATATAGAAAACACAGAGTTCTTTGCTGGAGATATGAGAAAAGTTTTCACTTCAGAATTCATTAAACTACACGGGCACCCAGATGTAATTGTTACAGATCCTCCTAGAGATGGAATGCATAAAGATGTTGTTGCTCAAATTATTGGTATCTTGCCTCAAAGAATTGTCTATGTAAGTTGTAATTCTGCCACACAGGCTAGAGATCTTGCGCTATTAGATGAGCATTATAAGGTTACAAGAGTGCAGCCAGTAGACATGTTTCCGCAAACTTTTCATGTAGAGAACGTAGTATGTTTAGAAAGAAGATAG
- a CDS encoding class I SAM-dependent RNA methyltransferase has translation MGNNFEMVAKTLYGFEPILAKELRALGAMDIVEGTRNVKFSGDIGFMYKANLCLRTAIKILKPFKTFKIRTEDDLYREIKKIAWEEFMDVNDTLAIDATVHSEKFTHSMYIAQKTKDAIVDRFREKYDDRPNVDLDFPTLRVNIHIENETCNVALDSSGQSLHKRGYKTATNIAPINEVLAAGLLLLSGWDGQSDFLDPMCGSGTILIEAAMIACNIPPNLNRKEFAFEKWKDWDVDLFEKIEESVLKKVREYHFTMLGYDTAPSAVNKAIDNIENANLSDYIKVKQQDFFASVKQNDRHLHMVFNPPYGERLNIDMPAFYKEIGDTLKQSYPGTESWFITSNLESIKHVGLRPSRKIKLFNGSLESKLLKYEIYEGTKKLHKIKDSQD, from the coding sequence ATGGGAAATAATTTTGAGATGGTGGCAAAAACTCTTTATGGGTTTGAACCAATATTAGCTAAAGAATTACGTGCGCTTGGAGCAATGGATATCGTTGAAGGTACTCGTAACGTAAAATTTAGTGGAGATATTGGATTTATGTACAAAGCTAATCTTTGCTTAAGAACTGCTATTAAGATCTTAAAACCTTTTAAAACCTTTAAAATTAGAACAGAGGATGATCTATACAGAGAGATCAAGAAGATAGCCTGGGAAGAATTTATGGATGTTAATGATACTTTAGCTATAGATGCAACGGTTCATTCAGAAAAGTTTACTCATTCTATGTATATAGCTCAAAAAACTAAGGATGCTATAGTTGATAGATTTAGAGAGAAATACGATGATAGACCTAATGTAGATCTAGATTTTCCAACCTTGCGGGTAAATATTCATATTGAAAATGAAACCTGTAATGTGGCTCTAGACAGCTCTGGCCAGTCTTTGCATAAGAGAGGATATAAAACAGCAACCAATATTGCACCTATTAATGAAGTGCTTGCTGCAGGTCTTTTGCTATTATCTGGTTGGGATGGACAGAGTGATTTTCTGGACCCGATGTGTGGTAGTGGAACGATACTTATTGAAGCAGCGATGATTGCTTGTAATATTCCCCCAAACTTAAATAGAAAAGAATTTGCTTTTGAAAAATGGAAAGATTGGGATGTAGATTTGTTTGAAAAAATTGAAGAATCTGTATTAAAGAAAGTTAGAGAATATCATTTTACCATGTTAGGATATGACACTGCTCCTTCTGCAGTGAATAAAGCTATAGATAATATAGAGAATGCTAATTTATCTGATTATATAAAGGTGAAGCAGCAAGATTTCTTTGCGAGCGTTAAACAAAATGACAGACACTTGCATATGGTTTTTAATCCTCCATATGGGGAACGCTTGAATATTGATATGCCTGCTTTCTATAAAGAAATAGGAGATACTTTAAAACAAAGTTATCCAGGAACAGAGTCGTGGTTTATTACTTCCAATTTAGAATCTATTAAGCATGTGGGATTGAGACCTTCAAGAAAGATCAAACTTTTTAATGGCTCTTTAGAATCTAAGCTTTTAAAATATGAGATCTATGAAGGAACGAAGAAACTTCATAAAATAAAAGATAGCCAAGATTAA
- a CDS encoding DUF4268 domain-containing protein — translation MFSREESKRVREAFWIAFGKTYKRKWILYNTKIKDLQLKFTFNNKVAQVSLDVTANEELIRAYYFERIVALKSILISEHLPDAIFDDNYILEEGKIVSRIYVELQGVNIHNHKDWENVMLFFEDRMNSLELFFLEYKDYIDQ, via the coding sequence ATGTTTAGCAGAGAAGAGTCAAAACGAGTTAGGGAAGCTTTCTGGATTGCTTTTGGAAAGACGTATAAAAGAAAATGGATTTTATATAATACCAAGATCAAGGATCTCCAGCTAAAGTTCACATTTAATAATAAGGTAGCACAAGTATCTTTAGACGTAACTGCAAATGAGGAACTTATAAGAGCTTATTACTTCGAGCGAATAGTTGCGTTAAAGAGTATTTTAATATCAGAACATTTACCTGATGCAATTTTTGATGATAACTATATTTTAGAGGAAGGAAAGATTGTTTCTAGGATATACGTGGAACTGCAAGGTGTGAACATACATAATCACAAAGATTGGGAAAATGTAATGCTGTTTTTTGAAGATAGAATGAATAGTTTAGAACTGTTCTTTTTAGAGTATAAAGACTATATAGATCAATAA
- a CDS encoding TrmH family RNA methyltransferase, with protein MEITPELINYLEDFLTPRRKELFEKVINQRTNHFTVVTEDVYQLHNTSAVIRSCDVFGVQNIHVIEERNLKKIDREIAMGAQKWVSLNRHHSSKECIKDLRESGYQIVATTPHGNTQNIQDFDVTKPSAIFFGTERHGLSQEIMEQADAFIKIPMRGFTESLNISVSAAIILQHLTQELRNKNVSWELSDVEKNLVKYEWLQKSFKDLDKIVEDFKNK; from the coding sequence TTGGAGATAACCCCAGAGCTTATAAATTATCTTGAAGACTTTCTTACTCCCCGGAGAAAGGAACTATTTGAAAAAGTCATTAACCAAAGAACCAATCATTTTACGGTGGTTACAGAAGATGTCTATCAACTACATAATACCAGTGCGGTTATTAGAAGTTGTGATGTCTTTGGAGTTCAGAACATACATGTTATAGAAGAGCGAAATCTAAAAAAGATAGATCGTGAAATAGCTATGGGAGCTCAAAAATGGGTAAGTCTAAATAGGCATCATAGCAGTAAAGAATGTATCAAAGACTTACGGGAAAGTGGTTATCAAATTGTAGCTACTACGCCTCACGGAAACACTCAAAATATCCAAGATTTTGATGTAACAAAACCTTCTGCAATATTTTTTGGAACGGAGAGACATGGACTTTCACAAGAGATTATGGAGCAAGCAGATGCTTTTATTAAGATACCAATGCGCGGATTTACAGAAAGTTTAAATATTTCAGTTTCTGCAGCCATCATTCTTCAACACCTTACTCAGGAGCTTCGAAATAAAAATGTTTCATGGGAATTATCTGATGTTGAGAAAAACCTTGTAAAGTATGAATGGTTGCAAAAATCATTTAAAGATTTAGATAAAATCGTAGAAGATTTTAAGAATAAGTAA
- a CDS encoding SRPBCC family protein, translating into MTLFFYTLIAIITFFAFLHAWASKEFNISRTVVINRPKDEVFNYVRQLKNEHTWMPWFVQDFEGVLKYKGEDGKLDALLYWKGHKLFKEGTQKIIKIHQGKIIETRFLIVSPMKTVVLDYKGLKEMDENKTKMVWGVKGGLAFPFSVIALLHPIEKAYGNDLEAGLKNLKNLMEVKNQYREPSVYR; encoded by the coding sequence ATGACGTTATTTTTCTATACCCTAATTGCAATTATAACTTTTTTCGCATTCTTACATGCTTGGGCGAGCAAAGAATTTAATATTAGCCGCACCGTTGTTATAAACAGACCTAAAGATGAAGTCTTTAATTATGTAAGACAACTTAAAAATGAGCATACTTGGATGCCGTGGTTCGTTCAGGATTTTGAAGGTGTTTTAAAGTATAAAGGTGAGGATGGGAAGCTAGACGCGTTGCTCTACTGGAAAGGACACAAATTGTTTAAGGAAGGAACCCAAAAAATTATAAAGATTCATCAGGGAAAGATCATAGAAACAAGATTTCTTATTGTAAGTCCTATGAAAACAGTAGTTCTAGATTATAAAGGTCTTAAAGAAATGGATGAGAATAAAACTAAAATGGTTTGGGGCGTTAAAGGTGGTTTAGCTTTTCCATTTTCTGTGATTGCTCTTTTACATCCTATAGAAAAGGCTTATGGTAATGATTTAGAGGCAGGATTAAAGAATCTTAAGAATTTAATGGAAGTGAAGAACCAGTATAGAGAACCTTCTGTTTATAGGTAA
- a CDS encoding DUF6048 family protein codes for MKQLHIFLFTISIFFLSGLASVRSQTITDSLKFKEKYGLRVGTDLSKLIRSFAEEDYSGFELMGDYRVYKNYYLAAEIGNETLNYESSTLAVTAKGSYIKLGADYNAYENWTGMENMIIVGARYGFATFSQTLDEYVIYTDSQYFPPNVNTEAIEAKGLNASWLELMVGIKVEVLNNLYLGGNVQLKRRITQTTPRDFDNLTIPGFNRTYDDSFFGVGYNYSISYLIPLYKKAKN; via the coding sequence ATGAAACAATTACATATATTTCTATTTACCATTAGCATCTTTTTTCTATCTGGATTAGCATCGGTAAGATCTCAAACGATAACCGATTCTCTTAAGTTCAAAGAAAAATATGGTCTAAGAGTAGGAACAGACCTAAGTAAGCTCATAAGATCTTTCGCAGAAGAGGATTATAGCGGATTTGAACTTATGGGAGATTATAGAGTTTATAAGAACTACTATCTCGCCGCAGAAATTGGTAATGAAACTTTAAATTATGAAAGTAGCACTCTAGCTGTTACAGCTAAAGGGAGTTATATTAAATTGGGGGCAGATTATAATGCTTATGAGAATTGGACTGGAATGGAGAATATGATCATTGTAGGTGCTAGATATGGCTTTGCAACCTTTTCACAAACCTTAGATGAATATGTTATTTATACAGATTCCCAATATTTTCCGCCTAATGTAAATACAGAGGCTATAGAGGCAAAAGGCTTAAATGCAAGTTGGCTGGAATTAATGGTAGGTATAAAAGTTGAAGTTTTAAATAATCTATATTTAGGAGGTAACGTTCAACTTAAACGAAGAATAACTCAAACAACTCCTAGAGATTTTGACAATCTTACCATTCCTGGGTTTAATAGAACGTATGATGATAGTTTCTTTGGTGTTGGTTATAATTACAGTATTTCCTATTTAATACCACTATACAAAAAAGCCAAGAATTAA